The Vibrio navarrensis genome has a segment encoding these proteins:
- the flhA gene encoding flagellar biosynthesis protein FlhA, with protein sequence MAKKFTLPFADKLPKIPQRSMPAIGAPVMVLATLAMVVLPIPAFLLDMFFTFNIALSMVVLLVTVYTRRPLDFAAFPTVLLIATLLRLALNVASTRVVLLKGHEGGDAAGNVIEAFGNVVIGGNYAVGLVVFLILMIINFMVVTKGAGRISEVSARFTLDALPGKQMAIDADLNAGLIDQEQARLRRFEVTKEADFYGSMDGASKFVKGDAIAGILILFINIIGGLSIGMAQHSLGFSEAIQIYTLLTIGDGLVAQIPSLLLSIAAAMMVTRQNTDEDMGEQLIFQMFDNPKALMITAAILGVMGIVPGMPHFSFLLLAIAAGAGAYFIDKKHKQKAKQPKTPAVIDTSNAPSVRELSWDDVQPVDIIGLEVGYRLIPLVDRDQGGELLERVKGVRKKLSQDFGFLIPPVHIRDNLELTPNSYRITLMGVAVGEAEIRPDQELAINPGQVYGMIDGEPTIDPAFGLEAVWIRPEQREHAQALGYTVVDSSTVLATHMSQLLTNNASQLLGHEEVQNLLEMLGRSAPKLVENFVPDQLPLGVVVKVLQNLLNEAIPIRDIRTIVQTMAEYSSKSQEPDILTAAVRISLKRLIVQEINGIEPELPVITLIPELEQILHQTMQASGGESAGIEPGLAERLQASLSMATQEQELKGEPAVLLTSGMLRSTLAKFVKNTIPNLRVLSYQEIPDEKQIRIVQAVGN encoded by the coding sequence ATGGCTAAAAAATTTACTCTGCCGTTTGCAGATAAGTTGCCTAAAATTCCCCAACGCTCCATGCCTGCGATCGGCGCACCAGTGATGGTGCTGGCGACACTGGCGATGGTGGTATTGCCTATCCCCGCGTTCCTGTTGGACATGTTTTTTACCTTCAACATCGCCCTGTCGATGGTGGTGTTGTTGGTGACCGTTTATACGCGCCGCCCACTCGATTTTGCGGCGTTTCCGACCGTGTTGTTGATTGCAACGCTGTTACGTTTGGCACTGAACGTTGCCTCGACGCGGGTCGTGTTGCTGAAAGGCCATGAAGGTGGCGATGCCGCAGGTAACGTGATTGAAGCTTTCGGTAACGTGGTTATCGGCGGAAACTACGCCGTTGGTTTAGTGGTGTTCCTCATCCTGATGATCATCAACTTTATGGTAGTGACCAAAGGTGCGGGGCGTATCTCTGAAGTGAGTGCTCGCTTTACCTTGGATGCTTTGCCTGGTAAGCAGATGGCAATTGATGCCGACCTAAATGCTGGTTTGATTGATCAAGAGCAAGCCCGTTTGCGCCGCTTTGAAGTGACCAAAGAAGCGGACTTCTACGGTTCGATGGACGGTGCCTCCAAATTTGTCAAAGGGGATGCCATCGCGGGTATCTTGATTCTGTTCATCAACATCATTGGTGGCCTGTCTATCGGCATGGCGCAACATAGTCTGGGCTTTTCTGAAGCCATCCAGATTTATACCCTTTTGACCATCGGTGACGGTCTGGTTGCGCAGATCCCATCACTACTCTTATCGATTGCAGCGGCCATGATGGTGACACGGCAAAATACCGATGAAGACATGGGTGAGCAACTGATATTTCAGATGTTTGATAACCCGAAAGCACTGATGATCACCGCCGCGATTTTAGGGGTCATGGGGATTGTTCCTGGTATGCCCCATTTCTCCTTTTTACTGCTCGCCATTGCTGCGGGCGCGGGAGCGTACTTCATCGACAAAAAGCATAAGCAAAAAGCCAAACAGCCCAAAACCCCCGCCGTTATTGATACCAGCAATGCGCCATCAGTGCGTGAGCTTTCGTGGGACGATGTACAGCCAGTTGACATCATTGGCTTGGAGGTGGGCTATCGCCTGATCCCCTTGGTGGATAGAGATCAAGGCGGAGAGTTGCTAGAGCGAGTCAAAGGGGTACGAAAAAAACTGTCGCAAGATTTTGGCTTCCTCATCCCCCCCGTGCATATTCGTGACAACCTTGAACTTACGCCCAACAGCTATCGCATTACCTTAATGGGGGTGGCCGTGGGTGAAGCAGAAATTCGCCCCGATCAAGAGCTGGCGATCAACCCTGGGCAAGTGTATGGCATGATTGATGGAGAACCGACCATCGATCCTGCTTTTGGCCTCGAAGCGGTTTGGATCCGCCCAGAGCAGCGTGAACATGCGCAGGCGCTTGGGTACACCGTGGTGGATTCCTCGACGGTATTGGCAACGCACATGAGCCAGCTTTTAACCAACAATGCCTCGCAGTTGCTTGGTCACGAAGAAGTGCAGAACCTGCTGGAGATGCTGGGTCGTAGCGCACCTAAATTGGTGGAGAATTTTGTCCCTGACCAACTGCCGCTTGGTGTGGTCGTGAAGGTATTACAAAATCTACTTAACGAAGCAATTCCAATCCGCGATATCCGCACCATAGTTCAGACCATGGCTGAATACTCTTCGAAGAGTCAAGAACCCGACATCCTCACAGCGGCGGTTCGCATCTCACTTAAGCGTCTAATTGTCCAAGAAATCAATGGAATAGAGCCTGAGCTGCCTGTGATAACCTTAATTCCAGAGCTGGAACAAATATTGCATCAGACAATGCAAGCGTCGGGCGGGGAGTCTGCGGGAATTGAACCTGGTCTCGCAGAACGTCTGCAAGCCTCTCTGAGTATGGCAACTCAAGAGCAAGAGCTGAAAGGCGAACCAGCTGTCTTACTGACTTCCGGTATGTTGCGTTCAACTCTGGCGAAATTTGTGAAGAACACAATACCAAATCTCAGAGTGCTCTCGTATCAGGAGATCCCAGACGAGAAACAGATCCGCATTGTACAGGCAGTGGGTAACTAA
- the flhB gene encoding flagellar biosynthesis protein FlhB translates to MAESDGQERTEDATPRRLQQAREKGQVARSKELASASVLIVGAVALMWFGEPLARALFKIMGRLFDLTREEIFDTGKLLDIAGGAITALLVPLLLILITLFIAAVIGAAGVGGISFSAEAAMPKLSKMNPLSGLKRMVGLQSWVELIKSILKVGLVTGVAIYLIQASQADLIQLSMDVYPQNIFHSLDILLNFILLISCSLLIVVAIDIPFQIWQHADQLKMTKQEVKDEYKDTEGKPEVKGRIRMLQREAAQRRMMADVPTADVIVTNPEHFSVALRYKQGTDRAPVVVAKGSDHMAMKIREVAREHDIYIVPAPPLARALYYTTELEQEIPEGLFTAVAQILAYVFQLKQYRRRGGHRPKLQDYDLPIPPDMRH, encoded by the coding sequence TTGGCAGAGTCAGACGGTCAAGAACGTACCGAAGATGCCACCCCCCGACGATTACAACAAGCAAGAGAAAAAGGCCAAGTTGCGCGCTCGAAAGAACTTGCCTCGGCTTCTGTGCTTATCGTAGGGGCAGTGGCACTGATGTGGTTTGGTGAGCCTTTAGCTCGCGCTCTATTTAAGATCATGGGGCGGCTTTTTGATCTCACCCGAGAAGAAATTTTTGACACTGGGAAACTGCTGGATATTGCAGGTGGTGCAATAACGGCTTTGCTTGTGCCGCTGCTGTTGATCCTCATTACGCTTTTTATTGCCGCTGTCATAGGGGCTGCTGGGGTGGGGGGCATCAGTTTTTCTGCTGAAGCCGCTATGCCTAAGCTGTCTAAAATGAATCCGCTGAGTGGCTTAAAGCGCATGGTTGGCTTACAGAGTTGGGTGGAGCTGATCAAATCGATTCTCAAAGTAGGTCTTGTGACTGGCGTGGCCATCTATCTCATCCAAGCTTCGCAAGCCGACTTGATTCAACTGAGTATGGATGTTTATCCACAGAATATTTTTCACTCGCTCGATATTTTGCTCAATTTTATTTTGCTGATCAGCTGCTCCTTGTTAATCGTCGTGGCCATCGACATTCCGTTTCAGATCTGGCAACACGCTGATCAGTTAAAAATGACCAAGCAGGAAGTGAAAGACGAGTACAAAGACACCGAAGGTAAACCGGAAGTCAAAGGCCGCATTCGGATGTTGCAACGAGAAGCGGCGCAGCGCCGCATGATGGCTGATGTGCCAACCGCCGATGTTATTGTCACCAACCCGGAGCACTTTTCGGTTGCGCTGCGCTACAAGCAAGGGACTGATCGCGCGCCAGTGGTGGTTGCCAAAGGCTCTGATCACATGGCGATGAAGATCCGAGAGGTGGCTCGTGAGCATGATATTTACATTGTGCCAGCACCGCCGTTAGCGCGTGCTCTCTATTACACCACTGAGCTTGAGCAAGAAATTCCTGAAGGGCTGTTTACTGCAGTCGCGCAGATTCTAGCCTACGTATTCCAGCTCAAACAGTATCGCAGACGTGGTGGGCACAGGCCAAAACTACAGGATTACGATCTACCCATTCCACCGGATATGCGCCACTAA